GATTTTTAAATCAGTTTTTGATATGCGGAAAGCTTTTTCGATTTGCCACAAATGTCCATAGTTTTCAATTATTTCATCTTTTCCCAGAAAGGCATTTGAAATGTACCCTTTTAAACCATCCCAGGCTGCATCGGCATTATATTTTGTATAGTCGATTTCAATATTTATCTCACCATCCATTTTGAGGTATTTGTTATATCCACGGTTGTTGATACTTGACTTGGTCAGCTTTCCTGTCTTTATCCGCTTTTCTAACTTTTTGGAGTCCCTTTTCCCGGTTTTGGCTGTCTTTCTTAGCCCTGCTGTCAGAATAAGTTACAATTAGTTTTAACCCATCTTTTTCGATAACCCGCGCTTTCCCCATTTTTCAAAACTTAAAGCCAGTATCTGTTCCTGGATTTGCTTCTTTTCATTTTTGATTCGGGCACCAAGGATAAATTCATAACCTTTTTCCTGTAATTCTTCAATATTGGCATTGGACAGAAGGCCAGAATCGGCAATGATAACCAGTTGGTTCCAACCTGTATTTTTCTTTGAATGCGTCCAGCACAGGTAGCATGGTGTGTCCTTCAAATTTGTTCCCCTCAAAAATGTCATAGGCAAGCGGATAGCCGTTGCGGCTCACTAAAAGCCCCAATACGATTTGCGGGTTCTGGTGTTTGCCCTCTTTGGAAAAACCTGTTTTTCTGAGAGTATCTTCATGGTCTATTTCAAAATATAAAGTAGTTACATCATAAAATACGATGGTTACCTGCCCTCCCAGTACATGTTTTGTATGCTCATAACTAATCTGCTGCACAAGTTCCTTTTGGGTGGAATGCAGTTTGTCCATGTAACGGTAGATTTGTTGCACCGGATATTCGAGGTCATGGTATTTTTCAAGATAATCGCTTGTTTTAAGCTTGCTTACCGGGTAGGTTAAACGCGAAAGGACAAGCTGCCTGAAAATCTGGTCGTCAATAACATTAAAGCCAATATCATCGAAAATCTTACCCAATAGCAGTTCTGTGCCAACTTCAGTGTGTGAATCGATTTGCTGAAAAACAGATTGAATCAAATTTGTTTCATCAGAAAAATCAAGTGCAGTTTGACCGCTAAAAGTTGCAATGTAATGATGGCCTTTTTCTGTTAATTCTTTAATGGTCTTTTCATCACGGGAACTACCTATTGTTTTTATCAACTTTGGTTTCCCATTTATTTTGGCAATAACCTGCACGCTGATAACACCACTTTTATTTGGCTTTTTCCGGACAAACATGCCATAAAGGTATAAAAACAGCTCCTGGGTCACCCAAAAATCGCCTCGAAAAACACTTAACTAACAGACGGAATGAGAGTTATGAAATCGAAATATTTAGTTGTGTCGGAAAACAGGAGAAATATAATATATACCGAAAATGGAGAAATTTCATTACTGATTCTATTTTTAATGATTCTTTTTTTTAGCCAATCGCATTTTAAAAGAAAGATATAATAAATACAGAATAAGAATATTATGAAATACTTCATTTGTTGTAAGGTTAAAAGAATAAAAAAAGCCCGTGCTCAGAAGAACACGGGCTTAGGATTAAATTGGCAGCGACCTACTCTCCCACTTTTACGCAGTACCATCGGCGCTGACGGGCTTAACTTCTCTGTTCGGAATGGGAAGAGGTGGTGCCCCGTCGCTATAGCCACCTAAAATTTTTCATTCGTTTTCCTACCTGGGAAGACAAACTTCATGGCTTACTTTCTTTTCTCTTTAGTCAAGAAAATACCAATACAATACCTTAAGGCAGTTGGGAAGAGTACAAATCATCAATACAAGGACAATCCTTTGTAGAAAGTTTCCGGGCAATTAGTACTGCTCGGCTATGACGTTACCGCCTTTACACCTGCAGCCTATCAACGTAATAGTCTCTTACGGCCCTTAATAGAGATCTCATCTTGAGGTGAGCTTCGCGCTTAGATGCTTTCAGCGCTTATCTCATCCCGACATAGCTACCCTGCAATGCAGCTGGCGCCACAACAGGTACACTAGCGGTCAGTCCAACGCGGTCCTCTCGTACTAGCGTCAGGGCCTCTCAAATCTCCTACGCCCACAACAGATAGGGACCGAACTGTCTCACGACGTTCTGAACCCAGCTCGCGTGCCACTTTAATGGGCGAACAGCCCAACCCTTGGGACCTTCTCCAGCCCCAGGATGTGACGAGCCGACATCGAGGTGCCAAACCGCTCCGTCGATATGAGCTCTTGGGAGCGATCAGCCTGTTATCCCCGGAGTACCTTTTATCCTTTGAGCGATGGCCCTTCCATGCGGAACCACCGGATCACTATGCTCTAGTTTCCTACCTGATCGACCCGTCGGTCTCACAGTCAAGCGCGCTTATACCATTATGCTCTGCTGACGGTTACCAATCGTCATGAGCGCACCTTTAGAAGCCTCCGTTACTCTTTTGGAGGCGACCACCCCAGTCAAACTACCCACCACGCAATGTCCCCTGGTTGTACAGGGTTAGGCTCCAGATAAGTAAAGGGACGTATTTCAAGGATGGCTCCACGAGTCCTGGCGAACCCGCTTCAAAGCCTCCGTCCTATCCTACACATCACTTACCCAGAGTCAATGCGAAGCTGCAGTAAAGGTTCACGGGGTCTTTCCGTCCCGTTGCGGGTAAACGGCATCTTCACCGTTACTACAATTTCACCGAGCTCGCGGCCGAGACAGTGCGCACATCGTTACACCATTCGTGCAGGTCGGAACTTACCCGACAAGGAATTTCGCTACCTTAGGACCGTTATAGTTACGGCCGCCGTTTACCGGGGCTTCATTTCAGTGCTTCTCCCGAAGGATAACACCCCCACTTAACCTTCCGGCACCGGGCAGGTGTCAGGCCCTATACGTCATCTTGCGATTTAGCAGAGCCCTGTGTTTTTGATAAACAGTCGCATGCGCCATTTCTCTGCGGCCCCGACTTTACGTCGGGGCTCCCCTTCTCCCGAAGTTACGGGGTCATTTTGCCTAGTTCCTTAGCCGCGAATCACTCGAGCGCCTCAGGATTCTCTCCTTGACTACCTGTGTCGGTTTACGGTACGGGCCTCTATACTCGCTTTTCTTGGAAGATCGTTCACTACTTCGCTTCGCCCGAAGGCTAGGCTCAACGTACTATTCCGTCAGTACCTAGTAGCTACAAATCTCCGTCACTTTTATTGTATAGAAGGCGCAGGAATATTAACCTGCTTTCCATCGGTTTCCCCGTTCGGGTACACCTTAGGTCCCGGCTTACCCTGATCCGATTAGCGTTGATCAGGAAACCTTAGTCTATCGGCGTGCGGGTTTCTCACCCGCATTATCGTTACTTATGCCTACATTTGCTTTTCCAAACGCTCCAACATGGCTCGCGCCACATCTTCAACGCAGTTTGGAATGCTCCTCTACCACTACGCGTAGCGTAGTCCATAGCTTCGGTGGTATACTTATGCCCGATTATCATCCATGCCCAATCGCTCGACTAGTGAGCTGTTACGCACTCTTTAAATGAATGGCTGCTTCCAAGCCAACATCCTAGCTGTCTAAGCAATCAGACCTCGTTTGTTCAACTTAGTATACACTTGGGGACCTTAGCTGATGGTCCGGGTTCTTTCCCTTTCGGACATGGACCTTAGCACCCATGCCCTCACTCCTGTGAAACATTTTGCAGCATTCGGAGTTTGTCTGGATTTGATAGGCGGCGAAGCCCTCGCATCCAATCAGTAGCTCTACCTCTGCAAAACTATCACAAGGCTGCACCTAAATGCATTTCGAGGAGTACGAGCTATTTCCCAGTTTGATTGGCCTTTCACCCCTAC
The sequence above is a segment of the uncultured Draconibacterium sp. genome. Coding sequences within it:
- a CDS encoding IS1634 family transposase; this encodes MFVRKKPNKSGVISVQVIAKINGKPKLIKTIGSSRDEKTIKELTEKGHHYIATFSGQTALDFSDETNLIQSVFQQIDSHTEVGTELLLGKIFDDIGFNVIDDQIFRQLVLSRLTYPVSKLKTSDYLEKYHDLEYPVQQIYRYMDKLHSTQKELVQQISYEHTKHVLGGQVTIVFYDVTTLYFEIDHEDTLRKTGFSKEGKHQNPQIVLGLLVSRNGYPLAYDIFEGNKFEGHTMLPVLDAFKEKYRLEPTGYHCRFWPSVQCQY